Genomic window (Heterodontus francisci isolate sHetFra1 chromosome 41, sHetFra1.hap1, whole genome shotgun sequence):
ATTACTGTGTTGTTGTACTGCTCCATTTTGGGGGTAGCCCAGGGTTACCACCTGTCCCATTTTAAACAGTCAAACTGTTTTTGAGTGAGCCAACTAGAAATTGTAAAGTAGAAACTGGAAAACAGAATCTGGTTCAGCTAAAAGACCACATTCCTCCTCCCCACTTGTATGTCTTATAATGTGAAAACATTTTAACAGATTTTGTTGAAACTTTAATGCCTTCGATCACTTCAACTGAAGTTGCGACTCCACCCCAGCCCTCTCCACCCTCCATTTTTCTTATAAAAACACATGATAACTCTAGGTTGTTTCCAAAATGGACACCCTGGACATATTAGTGGGAACTGAGGTCTATAAAACAATTTCTTTATTAAACTATTCAAGTGGAACTTTTTATATCACAGCGTTTTGAATGTCAAATGTGTGCTGATTTACTGTTGCTTAGTGCTGCTTTTAAGTGGGTGAGTACAAGGGAACATGGAGGACCTTCTTTAGGATATCAAGAGGAACCTGCTCTGACATCACAAAGCAAACCCTAAACGCCAAGTGCAGCAGAGGAGGCATGAGACTGGTGAGGTGGTGGGCATTGATGGTGAGGCACGTCTCACAGCAACACCCTCCTAGCACTGCAGAAGTCGGGTTTGATGCTCTGTACCGTGCAGTCAGTGTAATCCATTTTACAGAGGTTGCATTCGCAGCTAACTGCCACAGGGTAAGTGTATGTAGAGTCAACACCCAAGGCGCAGCCTGGCAGCCTGATGGTCTCATATCGGATCTCCTTGTAAGTACACACATGCTGGTAAACTGACAGGAGCGGGCTCTTGTATACTGATTCCTGCAGTCAAAGAACACATTTTTAGTTAATCTTAAAAGTTTCAGTCTTGGGTCCAGACATTGAATTTTactatataaacaaaaagtgctggaacatacgcagcaggtctggcagcatctgtggagagagaagcaaagttaatgtttcataaCATCcttacgttaactttgcttctttctccacagatgttgcccgacctgctgagtgttttccagcactttttgtttttatttcagcatctgcagtattttgattttattattttacttataaCCTTGGGGAAGAAAGTTTGTCCCAGCTTTATTTCAAATCTTTTGTTCATCTTGGTTCCATCACTATAAATCTGCATGCATACACTTCCTGTGAGCATTTCCCAATGGAACAGAAAGGCAACTACTTAATGCTTTTCATTGTTCAGAAGTAAATTCGTTTTGAAATGTATTCACAGTGGTTTTGGAGGGAAATGGtgtagcaaggccccacaaacagcaatgagataattactAGATCAACTATTTGTGGTGTTGGCTGAGGAATAATGCCCCTGTTGTTCTTCATGCAATCTTCTACATCCACATGAGAGGGTAgacttttaacatctcatctgagagattatACCtttaacagcgcagcactccctcagtactgtactgaagtgacAGCTCAAATTATGGGTTCAAGCATCTGGAGTGGACCTTGAACCCTTCACATCACTCAGGAAAGAGTCAAGCCTACTGCTTTACTCCATGTTTACAGTGGGAATGgtatgtaaacatgtcacactgCAATTCTACCCTTCTCCCAGTGGAGGCGCTGCTACCAGTGGTGGCAGGATGTTACTGAAGTGTGACAAGTTATAAATATGGGACTTTATACTGGAACAACAATAAAGACTGCATGAGTGAATGCCAGTCCCAGTTACCCCACATTTCACCCCACACTTTATCTTACTTTCTGTAGCAGAAGATTGACTGTTACTTTAAAAATTTAATTTTTGTTTTCCCTTTTTTTCTACCCCAAAATTTGTTTCAAAGTGTCCCGATTGTTTCGCCCAACTCTGGCATGTTGAGAAATAATAAACTGGGCTTCCAGTGACAACAGAAACAAATGGCAAGAACGTTTCCATCATCTATTCCCAATGTTGTATGTTACCAACCACTGATATTTTGACCTTAATGATATAGTTTCAGCCTCAAATATTCCTGAAAGGTGCCTTTACCTAGTTTTAGATTTCCCAGATTCATACAGCACATAAGGAGACACACCCTGACTGTGCCTCCTCTTTGGTAGAATCCCACACCctgttctttcctcatagccctacaatttctccccttcaactatttatccaattcccttttgaaagttactattgagtctgcttctgccatcctttcaggcagcgacATGCATCCTCTTTCTGTAGGTTAGATCTTTGGCTGCTGGATTCCAACTTAAAATTTACCATAATTTCAGTAATTAACCCCGCTTTCCAAACTGACCCTCTTCCCACTTTTACTGAAGCTCCTGACTGTTGATGGAGGAGAGGCCAGTCACGAACATCCCACCCTGGTTATTATTCATATGCGAGCCTGGCTGGTGGTGTTAGCATGATATTTGGCCATGAGATGTAAATCCTAACCTATTACCATCTAATGCCCACTTCTGTGCACTTTCCAACAGGATAGCAGTGAAGAGAAGGATCCCAATTATTCTTAACCCCTCAGTTAGCCAAGGACTACCAAAGCCAATAGTAATTCAGCTGCTGAGCAGTATAAAAGCAGCTACCTCAGGCATTCAACCTGTGATTGCTCTCTGTGGATAGAGCTCTGTTAATGGATGGGAATTAGCCTGTGAGGAGTTCTGATTTGTAATAAATGGGGATCGAGATCAACAGCTTTTGGGAGGAGAGAATTCCACATTTCCCTCGTGGCAGTTCTACCCTTGCAGGTTTGGATCAagtaaaggccattcagcccatcctgtcattCACTTTCAGATTGCAAGGAAGGGAGATAGGCTCTATAATTACTTCCATCTCTAAATCCAACTAATGGGTCTGCTGAGGTGGGGGGTTGTATGGGAAGGGTGGGGGTGTTAAGGTGGTATAGATCCACCCTGTCCTGTGCTTGTGGGTCAATTGGGGTTTTACAAGTAGAAAATGTCAGCGCTCCCAATGCTGACTGTTAACCAGTGATCCCGTGCTGGTGTGTGGACATTTGGGTAAGAACAGGACCCGCTGTGATTCCCCCCACGGTCGAAAAGCCTGTCAGCGCTTATTGGATAGGATCAGGTATTAAGAATGTCCACTTGCACAAGGTACTGGAACTGGCGGAAAACGTGTGCAGAAAAAACAAAACGATGGTAGTCGCTGTATTACCTTTGTAAGACAGTAGCCGCTGCATATGGAGGTAGCGAGGGTCACACAAATGGGACATTCGTCCTTCTCGGCAGAGATTGTGCTATTGGTCGGGTGGCAGAGGTGTCGGCTTTGGACAGAGGAGAAGCACAGTGCGAGGAGGAGAAGCTGAGGAGAGCCCATCCTGCAAAAAAGAAAAGAACATTATTGTCCTCACGCTTGCCTGTTTATGATGTTTTCAGCCTCTATCCACTGGGATTGTGGCCACAGTGTACCACTCAGagtttcctctccctctctgtggaGAGCAG
Coding sequences:
- the LOC137353668 gene encoding lutropin subunit beta-like produces the protein MGSPQLLLLALCFSSVQSRHLCHPTNSTISAEKDECPICVTLATSICSGYCLTKESVYKSPLLSVYQHVCTYKEIRYETIRLPGCALGVDSTYTYPVAVSCECNLCKMDYTDCTVQSIKPDFCSARRVLL